The following coding sequences are from one Pseudomonas oryzae window:
- the purE gene encoding 5-(carboxyamino)imidazole ribonucleotide mutase, protein MSALVGVIMGSKSDWSTLSHTVDTLEKLGIPHEVKVVSAHRTPDLLFQYAEQAEARGLEVIIAGAGGAAHLPGMCAAKTHLPVLGVPVQSSMLSGVDSLLSIVQMPGGIPVATLAIGKAGAINAALLAASILGGKHPQFHAALKEFREQQTQSVLDNPDPREI, encoded by the coding sequence ATGAGCGCACTGGTAGGCGTGATCATGGGCTCCAAATCCGACTGGAGCACCCTCAGTCACACCGTCGACACCCTGGAGAAGCTCGGCATTCCCCACGAAGTGAAGGTGGTGTCCGCCCACCGCACCCCGGACCTGCTGTTCCAGTACGCCGAACAGGCCGAGGCGCGCGGTCTGGAAGTGATCATCGCCGGCGCCGGCGGCGCCGCCCACCTGCCGGGCATGTGCGCGGCCAAGACCCACCTGCCGGTGCTCGGCGTGCCGGTGCAGTCGTCGATGCTGTCCGGCGTCGACTCGCTGCTGTCCATCGTGCAGATGCCCGGCGGCATCCCGGTCGCCACCCTGGCCATCGGCAAGGCCGGCGCCATCAACGCCGCCCTGCTGGCGGCGAGCATCCTCGGCGGCAAGCACCCGCAGTTCCACGCGGCGCTCAAGGAGTTCCGCGAACAGCAGACCCAGAGCGTTCTCGACAACCCGGACCCGCGCGAAATCTGA
- the hutI gene encoding imidazolonepropionase — protein MSATSTPRLLWRDVSVFDGLQELAEPMAVLVEDGRIALLCPMSELDEARVAGATLAGRGGLLTPGLVDCHTHLVYAGNRAGEFEQRLEGVSYAEIARAGGGILGTVRATRAACEDELFALARPRLEALLADGVTTVEIKSGYGLSVEGELKLLRVARRLGEELPVRVLTTLLGAHALPTEYAGRADAYIELVCEEMIPAAAAEGLADAVDVFCENIAFSPEQCERVFAAAERHGLPVKAHAEQLSNQGASALVASHKGLSADHIEYLDEAGVAAMAAAGTVATLLPGAFLVLGETQRPPIELLRRYGVPMAVASDANPGTSPLFLPTLLLNLACSLFRLTPREALAGMTAQGARALGQPQLGRIAEGLPADLCLWDVARAAELAYAVQAGRLRQRIFNGVVTNER, from the coding sequence ATGTCCGCAACCTCCACCCCCCGCCTGCTGTGGCGCGACGTCAGCGTCTTCGACGGCCTGCAGGAACTCGCCGAGCCGATGGCCGTGCTGGTCGAGGACGGCCGCATAGCCCTGCTCTGCCCGATGTCCGAGCTGGACGAGGCGCGTGTTGCCGGCGCCACCCTCGCCGGCCGCGGCGGGCTGCTGACTCCCGGGCTGGTCGACTGCCACACCCACCTGGTGTATGCCGGCAATCGCGCCGGCGAGTTCGAGCAGCGCCTGGAAGGGGTCAGCTACGCCGAGATCGCCCGCGCCGGCGGCGGCATCCTCGGCACCGTGCGCGCCACCCGTGCCGCCTGCGAGGACGAGCTGTTCGCCCTGGCCCGCCCGCGCCTCGAGGCGCTGCTCGCCGACGGCGTGACCACGGTGGAGATCAAGTCCGGCTACGGCCTGTCGGTCGAAGGCGAACTGAAGCTGCTGCGCGTCGCCCGCCGCCTCGGCGAAGAGCTGCCGGTGCGGGTGCTGACCACCCTGCTCGGCGCCCACGCCCTGCCGACCGAATACGCCGGCCGCGCCGACGCCTACATCGAGCTGGTCTGCGAGGAAATGATCCCGGCGGCTGCCGCCGAGGGGCTGGCCGATGCGGTGGACGTGTTCTGCGAGAACATCGCCTTCAGCCCGGAACAGTGCGAGCGGGTATTCGCCGCCGCCGAACGCCACGGCCTGCCGGTCAAGGCCCATGCCGAACAGCTCTCCAACCAGGGCGCCAGCGCGCTGGTGGCCAGCCACAAAGGGCTTTCGGCCGACCATATCGAATACCTCGACGAGGCCGGCGTCGCCGCCATGGCCGCAGCCGGCACCGTCGCCACCCTGCTGCCCGGCGCCTTCCTGGTGCTCGGCGAAACCCAGCGCCCGCCGATCGAGCTGCTGCGCCGCTACGGCGTGCCGATGGCGGTGGCCAGCGACGCCAACCCCGGCACCTCGCCGCTGTTCCTGCCCACCCTGCTGCTCAACCTGGCCTGCAGCCTGTTCCGCCTGACCCCGCGCGAGGCGCTGGCCGGCATGACCGCCCAGGGCGCGCGCGCCCTCGGCCAGCCGCAGCTCGGCCGCATCGCCGAGGGGCTGCCCGCCGACCTGTGCCTGTGGGACGTCGCGCGCGCCGCCGAGCTGGCCTACGCGGTGCAGGCCGGGCGTCTGCGCCAGCGCATCTTCAATGGAGTCGTTACGAATGAACGTTGA
- a CDS encoding DUF2256 domain-containing protein, protein MRKKGELPVKTCARCGLPFAWRRKWARCWDEVRYCSERCRRGGVRRPA, encoded by the coding sequence GTGAGGAAGAAGGGCGAGCTGCCGGTGAAGACCTGCGCGCGCTGCGGCCTGCCGTTCGCCTGGCGCAGGAAGTGGGCGCGTTGCTGGGACGAGGTGCGCTACTGCTCGGAGCGCTGCCGGCGCGGCGGCGTCCGCCGCCCCGCGTAG
- a CDS encoding DUF6482 family protein — protein MNLHDLSTHALAGHIDSLDLISLEGGIYVLEAHMDGRPHSLVDEQGRVWHLRSVEHARDLLQEVPLLPFHLVHQSPYDEMCGLAEGRREPLRVPIGMRSHW, from the coding sequence ATGAACCTGCACGACCTGTCCACCCATGCCCTGGCCGGGCACATCGACAGCCTTGACCTGATTTCCTTGGAAGGCGGCATCTACGTGCTGGAGGCGCACATGGACGGTCGTCCGCACAGCCTGGTCGACGAGCAGGGCCGGGTCTGGCACCTGCGTTCGGTCGAGCACGCCCGCGACCTGCTGCAGGAGGTGCCGCTGCTGCCCTTCCATCTGGTGCACCAGTCGCCCTACGACGAGATGTGCGGCCTCGCCGAAGGGCGCCGCGAGCCGCTGCGCGTGCCGATCGGCATGCGTTCGCACTGGTGA
- a CDS encoding cryptochrome/photolyase family protein — protein MSIAALRLVLGDQLSFDLASLVDLDPVRDHVLLAEVVEEAGHVPHHPQKIAFLFSAMRHFAEELRRRGVAVDYVTLDDPDNSGSLSGELARFAALHRPAEIHVTETGDWRVEQALKASGLSLTWHADTRFLCSRAEFARWARGRKQLRMEFFYREMRRKSGLLLHPDGSPEGGAWNFDADNRKSLPQGLRGPMPLRFTADAITTEVLALVAKRFAHHYGRLDGFDYPVTHADAEQLWAHFLDFGLAAFGDYQDAMACGEPYLFHARISAALNVGLLDLRRLCADVETAYREGRVPLNAAEGFIRQLIGWREYVRGIYWLQMPDYANRNAFANRRDLPAFYWTGDTRMNCMRQAIGQTLEYAYAHHIQRLMVTGNFALLAGIEPRQLCDWYLAVYMDAFDWVELPNTLGMVLHADGGYLGSKPYCASGQYLKRMSDYCSGCAYRVSESTTDDACPFNALYWHFLIRHRERLQGNPRMGMVYRNLARMPEAKQQALWARGEQLLARLDAGEAL, from the coding sequence ATGAGCATCGCTGCCCTGCGCCTGGTCCTCGGCGACCAGCTGTCCTTCGACCTCGCCTCGCTGGTCGATCTCGATCCGGTCCGCGACCACGTGCTGCTCGCCGAGGTGGTCGAGGAGGCCGGCCACGTGCCGCACCATCCGCAGAAGATCGCCTTCCTGTTCAGCGCCATGCGCCACTTCGCCGAGGAGCTGCGCCGGCGCGGGGTGGCGGTGGACTACGTGACCCTCGACGATCCGGACAACAGCGGCAGTCTGTCCGGCGAGCTGGCGCGCTTCGCCGCGCTGCACCGACCCGCCGAGATCCACGTCACCGAGACCGGCGACTGGCGGGTCGAGCAGGCGCTGAAGGCCAGCGGCCTGTCGCTCACCTGGCATGCCGACACGCGCTTTCTCTGCTCGCGCGCCGAGTTCGCCCGCTGGGCACGGGGCCGCAAGCAGCTGCGCATGGAGTTCTTCTACCGCGAGATGCGCCGCAAGAGCGGCCTCTTGCTGCACCCGGACGGCTCTCCGGAGGGCGGTGCGTGGAACTTCGACGCCGACAACCGCAAGAGTCTGCCGCAGGGGCTGCGCGGCCCGATGCCGCTGCGTTTTACGGCGGACGCCATCACCACCGAGGTGCTGGCGCTGGTCGCCAAGCGTTTCGCCCACCACTACGGGCGGCTGGACGGCTTCGACTACCCGGTGACCCACGCCGACGCCGAGCAGCTGTGGGCGCATTTCCTCGACTTCGGCCTGGCTGCCTTCGGCGACTACCAGGATGCGATGGCCTGCGGCGAGCCTTACCTGTTCCACGCGCGGATCAGCGCCGCGCTGAACGTCGGCCTGCTCGATCTGCGCCGTCTGTGCGCCGACGTCGAGACGGCCTATCGGGAAGGGCGGGTGCCGCTGAACGCCGCCGAGGGCTTCATCCGTCAGCTGATCGGCTGGCGCGAGTACGTGCGCGGCATCTACTGGCTGCAGATGCCGGACTACGCCAACCGCAACGCCTTCGCCAACCGCCGCGACCTGCCGGCCTTCTACTGGACGGGCGACACGCGGATGAACTGCATGCGCCAGGCCATCGGCCAGACCCTCGAATACGCCTACGCCCACCATATCCAGCGCCTGATGGTCACCGGCAACTTCGCCCTGCTCGCCGGCATCGAGCCGCGCCAGCTGTGCGACTGGTACCTGGCGGTGTACATGGACGCTTTCGACTGGGTGGAGCTGCCCAACACCCTGGGCATGGTGCTGCACGCCGACGGCGGCTATCTCGGCTCCAAGCCGTACTGCGCCAGCGGCCAGTACCTCAAGCGGATGTCCGACTACTGCAGCGGCTGCGCGTATCGGGTGAGTGAAAGCACCACGGATGACGCCTGCCCGTTCAACGCGCTCTACTGGCACTTCCTGATACGCCACCGCGAGCGGCTGCAGGGCAATCCGCGGATGGGCATGGTCTACCGGAATCTGGCGCGCATGCCCGAGGCGAAACAGCAGGCGCTGTGGGCGCGCGGCGAGCAGCTGCTGGCGCGGCTGGATGCCGGGGAGGCGCTGTGA
- a CDS encoding HutD/Ves family protein, translating into MRKISLAAAPCRPWKNGGGETRELAVAPPGSGLDDFDWRISCAQVASGGPFSAFPGVDRSLAVLEGGGLRLDFSGSEALTLQVDCAPLQFAGEQPVTAALLDGPVGDFNVMTRRARWRHRLQVLTLHGRQARRRDAELELLYCAAGRLDGWLADARPFALAAGEGLLFDAGAAASAAADPLTDAGGLLLLEATASARLLRVQLWRR; encoded by the coding sequence ATGCGCAAGATCAGCCTGGCCGCCGCGCCGTGCCGTCCGTGGAAGAACGGCGGCGGTGAAACCCGCGAGCTGGCCGTGGCGCCGCCCGGTAGCGGCCTCGACGATTTCGACTGGCGCATCAGCTGTGCGCAGGTGGCCAGCGGCGGGCCGTTCTCGGCCTTTCCCGGCGTCGACCGCAGCCTGGCGGTGCTGGAGGGCGGCGGCCTGCGCCTGGACTTCAGCGGCAGCGAGGCGCTGACCCTGCAGGTGGATTGCGCGCCGCTACAGTTCGCCGGCGAGCAGCCAGTCACGGCCGCGCTGCTCGACGGCCCGGTCGGCGACTTCAACGTGATGACCCGCCGTGCGCGCTGGCGCCACCGCCTGCAGGTGCTGACGCTGCACGGCCGTCAGGCTCGGCGCCGTGATGCCGAGCTGGAGCTGCTGTACTGCGCGGCCGGACGCCTCGACGGCTGGCTGGCCGACGCCCGGCCGTTCGCCCTGGCCGCCGGCGAGGGCCTGTTGTTCGATGCGGGCGCAGCAGCGAGCGCAGCTGCAGATCCGCTGACCGACGCTGGCGGGCTGCTGCTGCTCGAGGCCACGGCATCGGCCCGCCTGCTGCGGGTGCAGCTGTGGCGCCGCTGA
- a CDS encoding 3'-5' exonuclease family protein produces MSAARLPAALSRPLAVLDVETTGLHPQRDGIWEVAVLLVDRGQVSGRRSWLLDPGQPLPAGVAALGGVLDAELRVQPRFAEIAGELLSLLQGRLLVGHNLRFDLAFLRCGLMAAGLRLRARQLCTLRLARQLHPELPAHGLDALCAQFAIPRFIAHRAPADAEATWQLLQHLASHPACVESLDGQLRKSAVPPGLSAARLAELPERPGVYYFHGEGGALLYVGKSRNLRRRVQSHFHNDHASRRSLQMAQQVREIRVTPTAGELGALLLEAAEVARLQPLYNRQLRRQRELLSWTLQAADGGLRPQLQALARLEPGVEHAGLFRARRDALEWLRGQAREHGLCLRLLGLESGQGACFAAQLGQCHGACCGREPRRAHDARLRAAFGGRRLAAWPWRGPVALVERDAAHDLCEWHVLDGWRHLGSVRDPARIAALLARPAAPFTRDTYRILRGHLRRHPEMEIVEL; encoded by the coding sequence GTGAGTGCCGCGCGCCTGCCGGCGGCGCTGTCGCGCCCACTGGCGGTGCTCGATGTGGAAACCACCGGCCTGCATCCGCAGCGCGACGGCATCTGGGAGGTCGCCGTGCTGCTGGTCGACCGGGGGCAGGTGAGCGGCCGGCGCAGCTGGCTGCTCGATCCCGGCCAGCCGCTGCCCGCCGGTGTCGCCGCCCTCGGCGGGGTGCTGGATGCCGAGCTGCGCGTGCAGCCGCGTTTCGCCGAGATCGCCGGCGAACTGCTGTCCCTGCTGCAGGGCAGGCTGCTGGTCGGCCACAACCTGCGTTTCGACCTGGCCTTCCTGCGCTGTGGCCTTATGGCGGCCGGTTTGCGTCTGCGCGCCCGCCAGCTGTGTACCCTGCGCCTGGCCCGCCAGCTGCATCCCGAACTGCCGGCCCACGGCCTCGACGCGTTGTGCGCGCAGTTCGCCATCCCGCGCTTCATCGCCCATCGCGCGCCGGCCGATGCTGAGGCCACCTGGCAACTGCTGCAGCATCTGGCCAGCCATCCGGCCTGCGTCGAAAGCCTGGACGGCCAGTTGCGCAAGAGTGCGGTACCGCCGGGACTCAGCGCCGCGCGGCTGGCCGAGCTGCCCGAGCGTCCCGGGGTCTACTACTTCCATGGCGAGGGCGGCGCGTTGCTCTACGTCGGCAAGAGCCGCAACCTGCGCCGCCGGGTGCAGTCGCACTTTCACAATGATCACGCCAGCCGGCGCAGCCTGCAGATGGCCCAGCAGGTGCGCGAGATCCGCGTCACGCCGACCGCCGGCGAGCTGGGCGCGCTGCTGCTGGAGGCCGCCGAGGTGGCGCGCCTGCAGCCGCTGTACAACCGTCAGTTGCGCCGCCAGCGCGAGCTGTTGTCCTGGACCCTGCAGGCGGCTGACGGTGGCCTGCGTCCGCAGCTGCAGGCGCTGGCACGACTGGAACCGGGTGTCGAGCACGCCGGGCTGTTCCGCGCCCGCCGCGATGCGCTGGAGTGGCTGCGCGGCCAGGCCCGCGAACATGGCCTGTGCCTGCGCCTGCTCGGTCTGGAGAGCGGCCAGGGCGCCTGCTTCGCTGCCCAGCTCGGCCAGTGCCACGGCGCCTGCTGCGGGCGCGAGCCGCGCCGCGCGCACGACGCCCGCCTGCGCGCGGCCTTCGGTGGGCGCCGGCTGGCGGCCTGGCCGTGGCGCGGCCCGGTGGCGCTGGTCGAGCGCGATGCGGCCCACGACCTGTGCGAATGGCACGTGCTGGATGGCTGGCGGCACCTGGGCAGCGTCCGTGATCCGGCGCGGATCGCCGCGCTGCTGGCCAGGCCCGCCGCGCCCTTCACCCGCGACACCTACCGCATCCTGCGCGGCCACCTGCGCCGCCACCCCGAGATGGAGATCGTCGAGCTGTGA